Genomic DNA from Thermotoga sp.:
TCTCCATCCCTCAACAGGTTTTCCCAGCATACAACCTGCGGCTCTTCCCAGCAAACCACCATAGATTCTATCGAGCAATTCTTTTTCTGAGAGTTTTGGTGCCTCATAACTCTCAAAGGAACTTTCAGAAACAATTTCTTCCCATTCAGAAGGCTCGTTATAGTTGAATTCTTCTCTTTTAGGAAGATCTTTCAGTATTTCATAGAAAAAGTATCTTGCATCGTTGATATCAAAGTGTCTGTTCATTATTAAATACCAGTTGAAAGAATCTGATACTTCAGAAACGTCATATCCCTCCTCCTCGAGTTGTTTTATCTCATCTTTCACCAGAGTTCTGGGATCTTCAAACAGCATCTTATATCACCTCCAAAATAAATTTTAATACTTGAAAGCCCCACCAATGAGACCCTGTATGAAATATCTCTGGAATATCAAGAATATGGCAATCATCGGTAACGAAACAATAACAATAGCGGCAAAGATTTGTCCCCAAGGGGCAGTATATTGGCCGCTCAGAGTATATATTTTTACTATAGCTGTTTGTTGGTCTGGATTAGCAGAAAGAAAGGTCAATGGTATTGTAAAAGCGTTCCATCCTCCAGCAAAATTCAGCAATCCTACTGTTAAGAAACCTGATCTTGCAACAGGCAGGATTATTTTCCAAAATATCTGCCATTTATTTGCTCCATCTATTAAAGCTGCTTCTTCTATTTCCTTAGGAATTGCCACAAGAAAAGATCTGAGCAGTAATATAGAAAAAGGAAGAGATAACCCTACGGTTACAATAACTACCCCTATAAGATTGGTAAGCCCCAACCGCTGAAACCACACAAACAGGGGTATAAGCATTATAAACAAGGGAAGAGTGTTACAAAACATCAAAAAGGTGATCA
This window encodes:
- a CDS encoding carbohydrate ABC transporter permease, with product MRRRNVISWIVLIALAFFAVLPLYLLFLNSFKTRGEIFSSPFRIPKDFSFSNYVNAWKYADLGRGLLNSFMLASLSAVLTMLIGGLAAYALARRVRGSSYVITFLMFCNTLPLFIMLIPLFVWFQRLGLTNLIGVVIVTVGLSLPFSILLLRSFLVAIPKEIEEAALIDGANKWQIFWKIILPVARSGFLTVGLLNFAGGWNAFTIPLTFLSANPDQQTAIVKIYTLSGQYTAPWGQIFAAIVIVSLPMIAIFLIFQRYFIQGLIGGAFKY